The sequence ATCTAATAAGGGGGCAACGAACTTCGTGAGACATTCCGAAACCGTCAGTTTTTAAAGCAGGGGCATGGCCGATAACAGACCGTCTGCCCCAGCAGTAGAAATCAGCCAATCCTTAGGCGAGTGGGTTGTTAGGGTCGTAACAACGGACGGCAACAGCTATTCCAGAGCCTTCGAACGTGAGCCAGATGCCATCGCTTTCGCTGAAGATCAGCGTTTGCGTCTGGGATTGCAACCTCCGACGCACGACTAGTCGTGCGGAACTGGCACCTCGCCTTAGGCCTTTGTCTTCCTGGGCTGGCCAGGAGCCAGGAAGCCATCCCTTATCAGGTCCAACGCGTCGAGCGCGTCTTCATCCAACAAGTTTGTCAAGGGCACTCCGCCCACGCGCACAACCTTGCTGTTGTCTATGTCGTAGACCTCCCAGAGCCCATCCATGACTCTTCGGATTGTGTGCCGTCGCTCCATAAGGGATTTCTAATAAACGAGTCACCGAAGCTCCAGCAAGAAAACTCGATCCAAAGAGTTAACGGTGGAAAACCATGATCGCTTTGGCGACAAGGCTTAACTGGCCGGCTAAGCCGCCTGTGTCAGTCGTCACCGCCGCCGCCACCACCCTCGCCGCCACCGCCACCGCTACCACCACCCTCGCCACCACCACCACCACCGCTGCCACCGCCCTCGCCACCCGCATGCTCACCGCTCTGGTGCTCACCTCTCTGGTGGTCACCGCTGTCATCACCGGATTTCTCACCCTGGTCGTCACCACTCTTTTGCTGGCCGGCGGTGGCGCTATCGTCACCATGGTGGCCATTGCTGGCTTCGGTTTCGACCGCATCATCATCGTTCTGGTCGCCGGCGGTGACACCCTGACCATCATCATTTGGCGCGTTGACGGTCGCTGCACCACCGTGATCGGAGACCTGGCTTGCGAAGGCATTAGCTGCCGTGAAAATGCCCAGCGCACCGACAGAAGTCGCTAACAGCAAGGGGAGCTTTTTCATCGTTTTCTCCAATGTCGGCTTGCCAGCCACAGTGACTGATCCCGGCATTATCGTTTCGGGCACATTACGGCGCGATTAAACGCAAAGGAGAAATTTTAGCAGTTGCTAATTTTATGGCCGAGACTTTAAGAGACCTCTGATGCATGGACTCAGCCTTAAAATGTAAGCATTCTGGCGAGCGCAAAGAACATATTGCGCAACGGCCAACCGCTCGTCCGGTTTCTTCTACTGGGCAGTTTCGCATCCGCGTCGAGCTTGTTGAAACGCGCTGTTAACATCGTTCGCGGGCGACAGGATGTAGGCATCAACCCGAAGGTGTAAGTTCCACCCGCTCTCAGCCGTGGAGGCGGGAATGAACTTGCTGAAGACGTCGCTTTTGTGCACAGCCGTCGTCGGCCTAGTAGAACTATCAGGCGCACGCGCTGAAGATAAGCCTGTTCCGCCAAACAGCGAAATAGCACCACTGCAGCCGCCAGTTCATTGCGAGGGGCAAAATTGCCTGCCTCCGGCCGAAGACCCAGTCCTCGACTGCAAGGGCCAGGATTGCAAGCCGGCTCCGGCGACCGACCAGATGCCAGGCCCGGAGATTGAAAAGGTCAAGTAGACGCATCGGCCGCTGGCGATGAGCAATCGCAACCCTCCCAGGCGTGACCTCGTTGACGATCAAGGGACGTGCGACTCGGGCAACGCCTGTCCACGCAGCCAATCCCAGGTCCCCGCACATCAACGTCCCGAAGCCGGTCCTGCGTGGAGATTGCATACCATCCACGCCCCGCATCAAGCACGTGCTCGAATAGCTGGACGAGGCTCCCTGAAGCGATCGCCTCGCTTGCTAAAGTCAAGCTGCCCAGGGCCACGCCTTGGCCCCGCTCGGCGGCCGCGAGTGCCAGATCGCTGTCGCTGAAATTGGTTCCGTGCCAGGTGCCGTTTGGCTCGAAGCCGACGCCGCGCATCCAGTCCGCCCAGCCGGTCGGGCGCCCGCCCGCTACGGCACCAGGCTTCCGCGATCACACCATAGGCGCTGGCGGCACCGTATATTAGCGTGTGCTTGTGGCGGGCCCGTTTCCGCCTGGCCGGCGCCTCTACCCCAACACCCCCCGCCCAACTGAGCGCCGGCCATTTTCTTAGCACCAGGAAATTCTGGGAAGCTTTGAACCTAACTGAGCGTTTACCGCAGCAGCAGACAGAATGTAGAGGAAGAAGAAGGTGACCCCCGAAAAACTGGCCGCAAAGAGTGATGTCGCTGAGCTGTTATTTTTGATGGGCTCAGAAAAGCGGCTGTTGATTTTGGTTCATTTGGTTGGGGGGAATTGTCAGTTGGCGATCTCGCCAAGCGAGTTGGATTGAGCCAATCCGCTTTGTCGCAGCACCTTTACAAGCTGATGCGCCTGAAACTCGTAACTCCTCGACGTCAGCGGCAGAACATCTTCTACTCGTGCAAATCCGAGGCTGCCCGCGAAATCCTCCATCTGTTGGATAGTCTTGCAGCGGCCGGCAACTTGCCCTCTTCGCGATTTGAGGATCATGCTGGCGAGACGGCGCGTCAATCAAAGGCGGCATGAGGGTTTCCGGCTCAGCGCGCTGTGGGGACGTGTGCGCCATCGGCCTCGACATAACGGTTGGAATGGCGTTGACGATCAGAGGTCGCGCGACACAGCGGATAACGCCTGCCTAACCGCCGACCAGCGGCACGGTGACAGTGGTCGCGTAGTTGATCGGGAAGGTGTCGAGGTAAGGGAAGTCGACGACAAAGGCATAGGTGGCGGTCAGATGCGCCATGCGGAAGCCGCCGCTCGCCGGATCGATGGCGATCGTCACGTTCACATCCTTCAAACCCAAGGCCTGCAATTTCTGCGTGGCGATCGCTTGGATGTCGGCCTGGGTCAGCGTGTTCTGAAGCTGCAGCGAGCGTGACGATGTCTCCAGCGTATAGCGGACGCTGGAGACGGAGTTCATCGACCAGCCCAAGGCGAAGATCCCGAACAGCAATATGATGAGGAAGGGCGCGATCAGCGCGAACTCCAACCCGGCCCCGCCCGATCGGTTCCGCCTGAACGCGCTAGCCCTACCGAACACGGATCACCTCCAGGTGGCCGATGACGCTCGGACCAGAAAAGACGCCGAAGCTGAAGGGCGGCGTCCAGGTGGCGGATGCCTGGATCTGGACATAGACCGATGGCACTTTTGGCCCGCTGCACAGGGTGGAGGCATCGACCACGGTCGTCCCGCACATGTAGATCCGGCTTAGCGTGACCTGGCCGTCCGCCGGCCGCTTCTCCCAGCTCGAAATGGCAACCGCCTGCGTCGCCGTATCATTGCTCGAGCCTTCCATGATCAGATTGGCGGCGGTCTTCACGCCGGCACGCATCGACAGCGAGCTCGTCACATAGGACCAGCCGTCGATTATACCGAGCAGCGCTACGCACAGGAAAGGCAGGACCATCGCGAACTCGACCGCGGCAACGCCTGAAGCGTCGCCAAGGTTCGGCTCTGGTCGGCGTTCCATGGGAAGCTACTCGACCAGTGCCACGGACTGCGTGGCCGGAATGTCTCGCATTCCGAGGCTCGTGCAATCCTGATTGATGGTTGAATTCCCTGACCATTGGATCGTATTGGCGACGACTTGGGTGCAGCCGTTGTTGCCCGAGAAGTTGCCGAGATAGCTGATCTGCTGTTTTGGGAAGTAGATGGCCCCAGTCAGCAGCGAGTCGGCTGTGCCGTTGAAAGTGCTGGATGCGCTGTTGCCGGTTCTGTCGCCATAGAACAGAACGCCTGAATAGGTGCCCGAAGTCGGCGCGCTGAGCTTCACGGACGCGTTGCCGTTTATGCTGACCGTCGAACTGCCCGACATGAAGATCGTCACCCCGCTGCCGGTGATGGCAGCGTTGGCGTTTATCTTGAGATTGCCCTGGACGACGTAGACGCCGGGTGAGAGCGTGACATTGCCCTTTAGCGTCATGCCGCTGCAATAGGTGCCTGGACTCAGTGTGGCTTTGTTATCGTTCTGGCAGGGATTCGAGGCTGCCGGGGCCGGCAGGTCGGCAAATGGATCGGCGGCAGGCAGCGCATGAATTATCGGCGCCGCGCAGACGGTCGTAACGGGATTGCTGAGGGAAACGCCGCCCCCTGATATCAGGCAATCGGCCTGCAGGCCTGCCGAGCCCTGAAGCTTGACGGCGTCCGAGGCAATCGAATTGGCCATGACCGAGCAGCCGATGAGGGTCACGCTGGTGTTGCCGGAAAACAGCGCCGCCTGCGAAGCGGATGGGTCGAGCGCGAGCACGCAGGCTTTCGACGCGTTGGTGATGAGGGCGACCGCCCTCGCCTGTTCGGGAACCTGAGCTTGCGTGAAGATCGAGGTGAACATCCGGTCGAGCTTCTGGCCGACGATGACCTCGACCGCTTTCTTCGCCGTGTTCGGTCCAGACGCAGGCGGCGTGTTGACGACGATCGTGCCCGAGCCCAGCCCGTTCGTCGCTGCCGACTGTGTCGCGGCCGCGACGATCGTCGGCTTGTCGGAACCTGAGATCTGTTCGAGCGCGCCGGCATAGGCCGCGGCATCCGCCGTCGCCTGCAGCTTCAGGCTGTTGTAGTACCAGTAGGAGGTCTCCACACCGAAGCCGGCGGCGCCGACAACGATCGGCAGGCTGAGGGCGAAGATGGTGGCGACATTTGCACTTGTCCCCCGGCGTATACCGGTTGCCATGAGCCGAATTAGGGTGAAGCAATTCAAAGCCATAGCTTAAATTAGAAAGCACGCATATATGAAGGAACGGCTAAAAAGTTCCGTTCATTTTTTGAATTGGCTTCAAAACACCCGCCCGTTGGCTGACCGGTGCACGCAGACATCGCTGATGAACAAAACGCACCTCACATGAGCGCCAGCGAAGGCAAGCCTCGATGCCTCAGAGCTGCCGGCCCACGATAGGTGCGCCATGCACTGACTGGCGAGCGATCCGTGCCCTCGCCTACCAGTTCACCCTGAACCCGACATTGCCGCCATAGGTCTGCACCCGGTCGCCGAACTTGCCGTCGAAGGTGGCGAACACCGACGTGTTGGAGCTCCAGTTCAGCTTGACGCCGGCGTTGACGGTGACCGCGTCCTCGGCCGCCGCTGCCCCCTGGACAACGAAGGCATAGCCGGGGGCCGCCTGGAAGGTTGGCTCCACCGAGCGGTCGGGATTGAACTCATGCAGCCAGGCGGCACGGCCCCAGGCCTGCAGCGTCTTCGTCTCGCCGATGGCAACCGTCGTGTCGAGCTGCAGGCCGAGCGACACCGGCAGCGAGATGACCGTGCGGCTGTCGAAGTCGAGGCCGAGCGCTCCGTCGCTGGTCGACTTTTTCCGAGAAGGCCTGCATCGCCAGTGCCTGGAACTGCAGCCCGGCGAACGGCGTGATGGCGCCGGCGCCGAATGGCTGCCGCCAGCCGGCCTCGAGGCTGGTGCCGAAGCCTGCGCTCATGAAATCGCCGGTCCAGTGTTCTCTGGTGATGGCCGGCACCGGATTGAGCGGATTGGGCGCGCCAGGCACCGAGGTGAAGCGGTCGGTCGTATTGCTGTAGAGATCCATCGCCAGCGAGCCGTTGATGTAGAACTGGCCCCATTTGCGTGCACCATAGGCGCCGGCATGGCCGCCGATGATATTGCCGGACGTTTCGCGATCCGGCACGGCGAAGGATCCCGCGACGCCGCCGAGCGCAAAGCCCATCAGGACGTCGGGATCGCCCTGCGAGTCGAGGCCGACGGCGAAGTTGCCGGACTTGTAGCCAAGGGCCGCGCTGCCGACCACGGGATCGCCGGAAGCCACGCCCGAATTGCCGCCCGCTGTTGCCCAGTAATTCCAGCGCTGCGCATTGGGCGCCTTGGTCAAGGCATCGAACGGATGCGCCTTGCCCGGCGGTTCGGCATAGGCCACCTCCGGCACTTTCAGCGACTGGCTCATCGGATCCGTCGACAGGCCCATGCGCCAGGCATCGGACTGCCGGTTCATCTGGGCCAGGAAGGTGTTGTTGGCGTCGAACTCCGGCTGCTGGAAGCCGCTGATGCCCTCGCCAGAGATGGTGTCGTAGACGGCGCCAAGCTGGTCGAGCGTCGGGATGTAGAAGATCGCATTGGCGATCTTGGTGAAGTTCGGCGACGTCAGATCGGTCTGGATCGCGTTGATCGCCTGACCCACCGCGGTCTGGTTTTCGGTCAGGCCGGTGCGGGCGAAATTGATGTCAACATTGAGGACGATATCCTCAGGATTCGGATATTTCAGCGAATACTGCGCCACCGCGCTCGGGATCGTATCGAGCTTCAGTCCATTGTCGGTGACGCCGCCCTGCGCCTCCAGGATGATGTAGTCCTGGTTGCCTGGCTTTGCCGCGCCGGGATTCATGATGTTGATGCTGACCAGGCCATTGACGTCGGCCGTCCCGCTCACATTGATGCGGTCCGCTTCAGGGTCGAGGTCCAGATCGAGCAGATAGACGCCGCCAAGCGACTGCGACCAGTTGCCGGTGACCTCGGTCGTCATGACGCGGTCGAGACCGCCGGGAGCCGCGTAACCGTCATTGTTGAACTGGCCGGGCAGGTCGAGATAGACCGTGTCGCCCATCAGATAGACCGCGTTGGTCTTGTTGTTGAAGGTGTTGAGACCGGCGCCGAGGTCCATCGATCCGACCGTCAGGTACTTGTTGTCGAACGTTTCGTTGCCGACGCCGCCGCGCATGGCGTAGCCGTCGATCAGCGATATCGAACGGACGATGCCGTTGTTGGTCAGCAGATTGTCCTTGCCGTCCTTGTAGCCGATGCCGGCACCCGCACCTGAACCGCCGGTGATCGTCACGCCGCTGGCGATGGTGACGTTAATGTCGCCATTGTCGGCAATGTCGCCAGTGCCGCCGGCGCTCTGCTCCATCAGCGCGAAGGAATTCTTGCCGGTGACCGCGAGGTCGGCCGTCTGCGTGAAGGTGATGGCACCGCCGGTGCCGCCGCCGCCGGCGCTGCCCATGAAGCCTTGCGGGGCCGCGACCATGGCCATCATCATGCTGCTTGCGGCCGGCGCCTGGTCGAGGCCGAGATAGTTGCCGGAAAAGCCGCCGACGCCGCCACCGCCGCCAATGCTCTGACCGAACACGCCGACCGAATTGTCGCCGGTGATGAGCATGGCGACGTTGCTGTTGATCGTCACCACACCGCCATTGCCGCTGCCGCCGGCGACGGCCTGGACGATGCCGTCGGTGCCCGCGGTCACCACGCCGCCGCCACCACCGACAGACTGCGCGAAGATGCCGACAGAGCCATTGCCGGTAAGCATGATCTGCCCCGTATTGGTGACGGTGACATCGCCGCCCTTGCCGGTCGCGCCGGTGTCGCCGCCGATGAACACCGGCACGCCGATCGCCGCGGCAATCGCCGTGCCGCCTGAGCCGCCGCCGCCGCCGACCGATTGCGCGAAGATCGCGACGGAATTGTCACCGTCGAGCTGCATGGCGCCATTGTTGATGACGGTGACAATGCCGCCGTCGCCGCCGGCGGCACCCTTGCCACCGAGTGCGATGGCGAGTCCGGGCGGACCGCCCGACACGGAATAGGACGCGCCGCCGGCACCGCCGCCGCCACCCACCGACTGCGCCATGATGCCGGTCGAACCAAAGCCCTTTGTGTGGATGATGCCATCGCTGAAATTGGTGACATTGACGTTGCCGCCCTTGCCATTGGCGCCGCCATCGCCGCCGATGCCGAAGGTGAAGGCGCCAGGCGCGGGGCTCGCCGCTACGCTCATGGCGCCCGTGCCGCCGCCGCCACCGATCGATTCAGCGAAGATCGCCACCGACGAGGCTGACACCGTCGTGATGTCGCCATGGTTGTTGACGGTGACCACGCCGCCATCGCCCGAACTGCCGCCGCCGCCACCGACGCCGATCGCAACCGGCACGATGCTGACGCCGAAGGCGCCGCCGCCCGAGCCGCCACCGGCACCGACCGACTGCGCGAAGATGCCGTGTGCGCCAACGCCTTCGACCGTGATCGTGCCATTGGCATTGTTGTTGACGGTGACCGCGCCGCCAGAGCCGGTGCTGCCGGCGGTGGTGCCGTTGCCGACATCGCCACCCTTGCCGCCGACGGCGATGAAGCCGATCGCACGGCCGCCCGGAACCGCCGCCGCCGCCGATCGACTGAGCGTTGATGCCGTCCGCGCCGGCGCCATAAGTGTGCAGGCTGTTGTTGTTGGTGACATTGACGATGCCGCCGATACCGGACGAGCCGCCGGCGCCACCGATCGAGATAAGGGCCGGGATCGAGCCGGTGATGCCGCCATTCTTGCCACCGCCCGAACCACCGCCGCCACCCACCGACTGCGCCTGGATCGCGTAGGAATCGATGCCGTGCGTCTCGATCATCGCGTCGTTGATGACATCCACCTGGCCGCCGGAGCCGCTGGCGCCACCCGAGCCGCCGACCGCGATCGCGCTGATGCCGAGCGAGCCGCCGGCGCCACCGCCGCCGCCGATCGATTGCGCGAAAATGCCAACCGAATCATCGGCATGGGTGAGGATGCCGCCATAATTGTTGACCGTGACATGACCACCGGTGCCGCCCGCCTTGCCCGAGCCGCCGAGCGACAGCAGGCCACCGGCG is a genomic window of Mesorhizobium huakuii containing:
- a CDS encoding ArsR/SmtB family transcription factor: MSQSALSQHLYKLMRLKLVTPRRQRQNIFYSCKSEAAREILHLLDSLAAAGNLPSSRFEDHAGETARQSKAA
- a CDS encoding TadE/TadG family type IV pilus assembly protein encodes the protein MFGRASAFRRNRSGGAGLEFALIAPFLIILLFGIFALGWSMNSVSSVRYTLETSSRSLQLQNTLTQADIQAIATQKLQALGLKDVNVTIAIDPASGGFRMAHLTATYAFVVDFPYLDTFPINYATTVTVPLVGG
- a CDS encoding TadE/TadG family type IV pilus assembly protein, which encodes MERRPEPNLGDASGVAAVEFAMVLPFLCVALLGIIDGWSYVTSSLSMRAGVKTAANLIMEGSSNDTATQAVAISSWEKRPADGQVTLSRIYMCGTTVVDASTLCSGPKVPSVYVQIQASATWTPPFSFGVFSGPSVIGHLEVIRVR
- a CDS encoding pilus assembly protein TadG-related protein; amino-acid sequence: MALNCFTLIRLMATGIRRGTSANVATIFALSLPIVVGAAGFGVETSYWYYNSLKLQATADAAAYAGALEQISGSDKPTIVAAATQSAATNGLGSGTIVVNTPPASGPNTAKKAVEVIVGQKLDRMFTSIFTQAQVPEQARAVALITNASKACVLALDPSASQAALFSGNTSVTLIGCSVMANSIASDAVKLQGSAGLQADCLISGGGVSLSNPVTTVCAAPIIHALPAADPFADLPAPAASNPCQNDNKATLSPGTYCSGMTLKGNVTLSPGVYVVQGNLKINANAAITGSGVTIFMSGSSTVSINGNASVKLSAPTSGTYSGVLFYGDRTGNSASSTFNGTADSLLTGAIYFPKQQISYLGNFSGNNGCTQVVANTIQWSGNSTINQDCTSLGMRDIPATQSVALVE
- a CDS encoding autotransporter domain-containing protein translates to MSLGLQLDTTVAIGETKTLQAWGRAAWLHEFNPDRSVEPTFQAAPGYAFVVQGAAAAEDAVTVNAGVKLNWSSNTSVFATFDGKFGDRVQTYGGNVGFRVNW
- a CDS encoding autotransporter outer membrane beta-barrel domain-containing protein, coding for MSVAASPAPGAFTFGIGGDGGANGKGGNVNVTNFSDGIIHTKGFGSTGIMAQSVGGGGGAGGASYSVSGGPPGLAIALGGKGAAGGDGGIVTVINNGAMQLDGDNSVAIFAQSVGGGGGSGGTAIAAAIGVPVFIGGDTGATGKGGDVTVTNTGQIMLTGNGSVGIFAQSVGGGGGVVTAGTDGIVQAVAGGSGNGGVVTINSNVAMLITGDNSVGVFGQSIGGGGGVGGFSGNYLGLDQAPAASSMMMAMVAAPQGFMGSAGGGGTGGAITFTQTADLAVTGKNSFALMEQSAGGTGDIADNGDINVTIASGVTITGGSGAGAGIGYKDGKDNLLTNNGIVRSISLIDGYAMRGGVGNETFDNKYLTVGSMDLGAGLNTFNNKTNAVYLMGDTVYLDLPGQFNNDGYAAPGGLDRVMTTEVTGNWSQSLGGVYLLDLDLDPEADRINVSGTADVNGLVSINIMNPGAAKPGNQDYIILEAQGGVTDNGLKLDTIPSAVAQYSLKYPNPEDIVLNVDINFARTGLTENQTAVGQAINAIQTDLTSPNFTKIANAIFYIPTLDQLGAVYDTISGEGISGFQQPEFDANNTFLAQMNRQSDAWRMGLSTDPMSQSLKVPEVAYAEPPGKAHPFDALTKAPNAQRWNYWATAGGNSGVASGDPVVGSAALGYKSGNFAVGLDSQGDPDVLMGFALGGVAGSFAVPDRETSGNIIGGHAGAYGARKWGQFYINGSLAMDLYSNTTDRFTSVPGAPNPLNPVPAITREHWTGDFMSAGFGTSLEAGWRQPFGAGAITPFAGLQFQALAMQAFSEKVDQRRSARPRLRQPHGHLAAGVARPAARHDGCHRRDEDAAGLGPCRLAA